A region of the Sinorhizobium arboris LMG 14919 genome:
ATCGCATGCTCAAGAGCGAACTGCGCAACAAGCAGGTTCTGTCCTCCTGGAGCGCCGTGATCGACTATTGCCATGCGGCAATGGCGCATGAGACGAAGGAGCAATTCAGAATCCTCTTCCTTGACAAGCGCAATACGCTGATCGCCGATGAGGTGCAGCAGCAAGGAACGATCGACCACACGCCCGTATACCCTCGCGAAGTGGTCAAACGCGCTCTGGAGCTTTCCGCTACCGCCTTGATCTTAGTGCACAACCATCCCTCCGGCGACCCGACGCCGTCACGCGCCGATATCGATATGACGAAATTGATTGCAGACGCCGCCAGGCCGCTCGGCATTGCTCTTCATGATCACGTCATCATCGGCAAGGACGGCCACGTCAGCCTCAAAGGGCTTCGATTGTTCTGAAGGGTGCATGCATCAGACGCATCCAGGACAGATCGTTGCGGCATTGCACGTCATCAAACGGTGCGATTGACGGTATAGCTGTGCCTGCGCGAAATATGCCGCAGCGCACAACGATTCTCACGCGGGTCAGGAGAAGCGTCCATGAATCAGTATGATCTCATCGTCGTCGGCAGCGGTCCGGCCGGGCGCAGAGGTGCCATCCAGGCCGCGAAGCTCGGCAAGAAGGTGCTCGTCATCGAACAGGGAAAACGGGTCGGCGGCGTTTCCGTCCACACGGGAACCATTCCGTCGAAGACGCTGCGTGAAACGGCGCTCAACCTCACCGGCTGGCGCGAGCGCGGCTTCTACGGCCGTTCCTATCGGGTCAAACAGGAGATCAGCGCCGAAGATCTGCGCCAGCGTCTCATCATCACCCTCAATCACGAGGTGGAGGTGCTAGAGCATCAATTCGCGCGAAACCGCGTTCAGCACATCCGCGGCAGGGCGAGCTTCGTCGGGCCGACGACGCTCGAGATCGCCAAAGATGACGACGAGAGCATGCTCGTCTCCGGCACCAGCATCCTGCTTGCCGTGGGAACGAAACCTTTTCGACCGGACTATATGCCGTTCGACGGCAAGACGGTCGTCGACAGTGACGAGTTGCTCGATATCGGGGAACTGCCCCGCTCGCTTGTGGTGATCGGGGCAGGCGTCATCGGCATAGAATACGCGACCATCTTCAGCGCCCTTGACATTCAGGTGACGGTCGTCGACCCCAAGACGACCATGCTCGATTTCATCGATCGGGAGATCGTAGAGGATTTCACCTATCAATTGCGCGACCGCGCCATGAAGCTTAACCTCGGCCAGAAGGCAGAAAAGGTCGAACGGCTGGAAAACGGCAAGGTGCTGCTTTCCCTCGACAACGGCCGCAAGATCACAACCGAAATGGTGCTGTTCGCGGCCGGCCGGATGGGCGCGACGGATGCGCTCAATCTCCCCGCGGCAGGTCTCGAAGCCGACGCGCGCGGACGGCTGAAGGTCAATCCGGAGACGTTTCAGACGGCGGTCCCGAACATCTACGCCGCGGGTGATGTCGTCGGCTTTCCGAGCCTTGCTTCAACCTCGATGGAGCAAGGCCGCGTCGCGGCCCGCGTCGCCGTCGGCGCAATCGCCAAGGAGCCGCAGAAATATTTCCCCTACGGCATCTATGCCGTGCCGGAAATCTCCACCTGCGGCCTCTCCGAGGAAGAGGTCAAGGAGCGTGGAATTCCCTACGAATGCGGTATTGCCCGCTTCCGCGAGACTTCGCGCGGACACATCATGGGTCTGGATTCAGGCCTCTTGAAAATGATCTTCTCGCTCAGGACACGGCGCCTGCTCGGCGTCCATATCATCGGCGAAGGTGCGACGGAGCTCGTGCATATCGGCCAGGCCGTCCTGAACCTGAAGGGCACCGTCGAATATTTCGTCGAGAACACCTTCAACTATCCTACCCTCGCCGAAGCCTACAAGATCGCCGGCTTGGACGCATGGAACCGCATGGGAGAGGTCAAGGCCGAGTGACGGCGCGACTAGTCACCTGGATTAGGACAGCGCCGCGGCTGCAGAAATCAGTTTGCGCGGACCACCGCATCGCCGCGCGCGGCGAGTGCCGCCAGATCGGCCGGTTTCAACTCGACCGATTCGCCGCAGCCGCAGGCCGAAGTCTGATTGGGGTTGTTGAAGGTGAAGCCCGAGCGTAGCGTCGTGCTCTCGAAATCCATCTGGGTACCGAGAAGATAGAGCACAGCCTCGGGAGCAACCCAGACTTTCGCGCCGTCGTGCTCGACCAGATCGTCCTTCGAATTGGGTTCGCTCACGAGATCGACGGCATATTCCATGCCGGCGCACCCACCCTTCTTGATACTGATGCGGATGCCCTTGGCCTCGCCTCCGGCACTCTCCACGATCGACCGGACGCGGCCGGCGGCGGCATCGGTGAGGCTCATTACGGCAAAGCCCATGGGCTCTATCTCCTTTGTATCGCCGGGGTAAAGGCCCGGCGCTTTCCAGAACTGAATGTAATGCCCGTAGACCTGCCGATCAATATCGGCAGGTGCTCAATACCAGCCGAGCGCGACCTGCGCCTCTTCCGACATCCGGTCAGGCGTCCACGGAGGATCGAAGGTCATCGTGACTTCGACGCCCGAGACGCCTTCGACGGAGCCTACGGCGTTCTCGACCCATCCCGGCATCTCGCCTGCGACGGGGCAGCCCGGCGCCGTCAGCGTCATGTCGATCTTCACCATGCGGTCGTCTTCGATGTCGATCTTGTAGATGAGACCGAGTTCGAAAATATCGGCGGGGATCTCCGGGTCGTAAACCGTCTTCAGAGCGGCAATGATGTCATCGCTAAGGCGCGCCAGTTCCTCCGGCGGAATGGCCGAATGAACGATACCCTCGCGGACATCCACTTTTTCCTGCATTTGCTCGAGACCCATGTCCGTCTCCCTAAGCGAAAAACTTGCGTGCGTGTTCCAGCGCGTCCGCCAGCGCGTCGACCTCGGCCCGGGTGTTGTAGAGACCGAAGGACGCCCGGCATGTGGAGGTGACGCCGAACCGTTTCAAGAGCGGCTGTGCACAATGCGTTCCGGCCCGGACCGCGATGCCGGCGCGGTCGATGACCATCGACAC
Encoded here:
- a CDS encoding SUF system Fe-S cluster assembly protein, which produces MGLEQMQEKVDVREGIVHSAIPPEELARLSDDIIAALKTVYDPEIPADIFELGLIYKIDIEDDRMVKIDMTLTAPGCPVAGEMPGWVENAVGSVEGVSGVEVTMTFDPPWTPDRMSEEAQVALGWY
- the sthA gene encoding Si-specific NAD(P)(+) transhydrogenase, yielding MNQYDLIVVGSGPAGRRGAIQAAKLGKKVLVIEQGKRVGGVSVHTGTIPSKTLRETALNLTGWRERGFYGRSYRVKQEISAEDLRQRLIITLNHEVEVLEHQFARNRVQHIRGRASFVGPTTLEIAKDDDESMLVSGTSILLAVGTKPFRPDYMPFDGKTVVDSDELLDIGELPRSLVVIGAGVIGIEYATIFSALDIQVTVVDPKTTMLDFIDREIVEDFTYQLRDRAMKLNLGQKAEKVERLENGKVLLSLDNGRKITTEMVLFAAGRMGATDALNLPAAGLEADARGRLKVNPETFQTAVPNIYAAGDVVGFPSLASTSMEQGRVAARVAVGAIAKEPQKYFPYGIYAVPEISTCGLSEEEVKERGIPYECGIARFRETSRGHIMGLDSGLLKMIFSLRTRRLLGVHIIGEGATELVHIGQAVLNLKGTVEYFVENTFNYPTLAEAYKIAGLDAWNRMGEVKAE
- the sufA gene encoding Fe-S cluster assembly scaffold SufA, giving the protein MGFAVMSLTDAAAGRVRSIVESAGGEAKGIRISIKKGGCAGMEYAVDLVSEPNSKDDLVEHDGAKVWVAPEAVLYLLGTQMDFESTTLRSGFTFNNPNQTSACGCGESVELKPADLAALAARGDAVVRAN
- the radC gene encoding RadC family protein, whose translation is MTKTPPAGADDLFDAADERQFFPQQPTDNRPAPAPAADAHYHGHRDRLRTRYREHGDAALADYEILELILFRLIPRRDTKPIAKALLARFGTLAAVFGAPLHLLQEVKGVGESVALDLKLIATAGHRMLKSELRNKQVLSSWSAVIDYCHAAMAHETKEQFRILFLDKRNTLIADEVQQQGTIDHTPVYPREVVKRALELSATALILVHNHPSGDPTPSRADIDMTKLIADAARPLGIALHDHVIIGKDGHVSLKGLRLF